A window of the Harmonia axyridis chromosome 5, icHarAxyr1.1, whole genome shotgun sequence genome harbors these coding sequences:
- the LOC123680178 gene encoding mitochondrial basic amino acids transporter-like: MPLEFFAGCVGGCAGLIVGHPLDTLKVHLQNDNAKNPKYKGSVDLVRTLVVKEGLRGIYKGISSPLLGVAAINAIVFGVQGGTRKKFEDQNSLFSHFIAGAAAGFLQSFVCSPMELAKTRLQVSEPNLSLTKCIRNIYESEGFRGLYRGLNMTFAREVPSFAAYFVTYEYLTRSVGQSNVSTSMMIFAGGSAGMAAWIVTYPADVIKTRIQLDGFNSKPKYLNAMDCLRKSIAAEGYGFLTRGLAPTLIRAFPTNAAIFTVVTWTIRFFESVSLPQRVHKSKYFVDNMMYNSMQKPEII; encoded by the coding sequence GTTGCGCTGGCTTGATAGTTGGCCATCCCCTTGATACACTTAAAGTTCATCTGCAAAATGATAACGCTAAAAATCCCAAGTACAAGGGATCTGTAGATTTGGTGCGAACCTTGGTCGTCAAAGAAGGCCTGAGAGGGATCTACAAGGGCATATCAAGCCCTCTCCTAGGAGTTGCAGCCATAAATGCCATCGTCTTTGGCGTACAAGGAGGTACacgaaaaaaattcgaagacCAGAACTCTTTATTTTCGCATTTCATAGCGGGAGCTGCTGCAGGATTCCTGCAGAGTTTCGTCTGTAGCCCCATGGAACTGGCCAAAACTCGGCTTCAAGTATCAGAGCCCAACCTTAGCCTCACGAAGTGCATTAGAAACATTTACGAATCAGAAGGTTTCAGAGGACTGTACAGAGGTCTTAACATGACATTCGCTAGAGAAGTTCCATCTTTTGCTGCTTACTTCGTCACATATGAGTACCTTACGAGGTCAGTAGGTCAATCCAATGTTTCCACATCTATGATGATATTCGCAGGAGGATCTGCAGGAATGGCAGCTTGGATTGTGACCTATCCAGCGGATGTTATCAAAACTAGAATTCAGCTGGATGGTTTTAACTCTAAACCTAAATACCTGAATGCCATGGATTGTTTACGAAAAAGCATTGCAGCTGAAGGATATGGTTTTTTGACACGTGGACTAGCTCCTACGTTAATAAGAGCTTTTCCTACCAATGCAGCGATTTTTACTGTTGTGACTTGGACCATTAGGTTTTTCGAGTCTGTCAGTCTGCCACAAAGAGTCCATAAAAGTAAATATTTCGTTGATAATA